A single region of the Jatrophihabitans sp. GAS493 genome encodes:
- a CDS encoding prepilin-type N-terminal cleavage/methylation domain-containing protein: protein MLGSLLTKLKTIREERAEGDRGFTLIELLVVVVIIGILIAIAIPLYSNYKKGAENKSAKSDVRNAIPVIEQCYTDNGNKYPTTTQAPAESANLTFGAECPNGTITVSTGNTLKYTWDSAATAYTITAKNTDGGTLYSYTSGTATGAGKINP, encoded by the coding sequence ATGCTCGGATCACTGCTCACCAAGCTCAAGACGATTCGTGAAGAGCGCGCCGAAGGCGACCGCGGCTTCACCCTCATCGAGCTCCTCGTGGTTGTCGTCATCATCGGCATCCTCATCGCCATCGCCATCCCGCTCTACAGCAACTACAAGAAGGGCGCCGAGAACAAGTCGGCCAAGTCCGACGTTCGCAACGCCATCCCGGTCATCGAGCAGTGCTACACCGACAACGGCAACAAGTACCCGACCACCACCCAGGCGCCGGCCGAGAGCGCCAACCTGACGTTCGGCGCCGAGTGCCCGAACGGCACGATCACCGTATCGACCGGTAACACGCTCAAGTACACCTGGGACTCCGCTGCCACCGCGTACACCATCACTGCGAAGAACACCGACGGTGGAACCCTTTACAGCTACACCAGCGGCACTGCCACCGGCGCTGGCAAGATCAACCCGTAA
- a CDS encoding prepilin-type N-terminal cleavage/methylation domain-containing protein, with the protein MLASLLTKLKTIREERAEGDRGFTLIELLVVVVIIGILIAIAIPLYSNYKKGAENKSAQSDVRNAIPVIEQYQADNSAYPLAAAVTVDATSGVMSFVSVDGATTTKANASTDVTLVYKPLASPAGYMVCAMQKDGGQWYTYSTVTGKLDKSATNVNDCA; encoded by the coding sequence ATGCTCGCATCACTACTCACCAAGCTCAAGACGATCCGTGAAGAGCGCGCCGAAGGCGACCGCGGCTTCACCCTCATCGAGCTCCTCGTGGTTGTCGTCATCATCGGCATCCTCATCGCCATCGCGATCCCGCTCTACAGCAACTACAAGAAGGGCGCCGAGAACAAATCGGCCCAGTCGGACGTCCGCAACGCGATCCCCGTCATCGAGCAGTACCAGGCCGACAACAGCGCCTACCCGCTGGCAGCGGCTGTCACCGTCGACGCGACCAGCGGTGTCATGTCATTCGTGTCGGTCGACGGTGCCACGACCACCAAGGCCAACGCATCGACGGATGTCACGCTTGTCTACAAGCCGCTGGCAAGCCCCGCTGGCTACATGGTCTGCGCCATGCAGAAGGACGGCGGCCAGTGGTACACGTACAGCACGGTCACCGGAAAGCTCGACAAGAGCGCGACGAACGTCAACGACTGCGCCTAG
- a CDS encoding type II secretion system protein, translated as MTTAKLFAAVTGHLRRALNTQSDNATTERSEGGFTLIEVVVSFTLLIIIGSTVMVGIGNGIHASNATRVRTTASNVARDYIEQARSMSPAQVTAISPTSVKVGAQTFTVTRSVSVGQPGLTFAAGVTCATAPNQTGLYNSLLPLMLYITVTVSWNGASAPARSDTALACVSA; from the coding sequence ATGACCACAGCGAAACTCTTTGCTGCCGTCACTGGGCACCTCCGTCGTGCGTTGAACACGCAGAGCGACAACGCCACAACTGAACGATCAGAGGGCGGCTTCACCCTCATCGAGGTCGTCGTCTCCTTTACTTTATTGATTATTATCGGCAGCACCGTGATGGTGGGAATCGGCAACGGCATCCACGCCTCGAACGCCACCCGGGTGCGTACCACCGCGAGCAACGTCGCCCGCGATTACATCGAGCAGGCCCGGAGCATGTCGCCGGCTCAAGTGACCGCGATCTCGCCGACCTCGGTCAAGGTCGGTGCCCAGACCTTCACCGTCACCCGTTCGGTGAGCGTCGGCCAACCCGGTCTGACCTTCGCCGCAGGTGTCACCTGCGCCACCGCTCCCAACCAGACCGGGCTGTACAACTCGCTGCTGCCGCTGATGCTCTACATCACGGTGACGGTCAGCTGGAACGGTGCGTCCGCACCGGCCCGCTCGGACACGGCACTGGCCTGCGTGAGCGCATGA